The following coding sequences lie in one Glycine soja cultivar W05 chromosome 16, ASM419377v2, whole genome shotgun sequence genomic window:
- the LOC114389722 gene encoding receptor-like protein EIX1, whose translation MLTSSTFQLLFNYSHNLQELRLRGNNIDLLSPHYPNSPSLVVLDLAVNDLTSSIILGNFNFSSTIQELYLEECGFTDKSFLVPSTSIKKSSSSLVTLDLSSNLLKSLAIFHWISNFTTNLHALSLDHNLLEGPIPDGFGKVMNSLEVLTLSSNKLQGEIPASLGNICTLQELDISSNNLSGKIYSFIQNSLILSSLRRLDLSNNKLTGEIPKSIRLLYQLESLHLEKNYLEGDINELHLTNLSKLMELDLTDNSLSLKFATSWIPSFQMFRLGLGSCKLGPSFPSWLQTQSQLSFLDISDAEIDDFVPDWFWNKLQSISELNMSSNSLKGTIPNLPIKLTDVDRFIILNSNQLEGEIPAFLSQAYILDLSKNKISDLNPFLCRKSATTKIGKLDLSNNGTAA comes from the coding sequence ATGCtgacatcatcaacattccaATTGTTGTTCAACTATAGTCATAATCTCCAAGAGCTTCGTCTTCGTGGTAATAATATTGATTTGTTGTCTCCTCACTATCCAAACTCTCCCTCCCTTGTGGTCCTTGATCTCGCTGTTAATGACCTGACATCATCaataattttaggaaatttCAACTTCAGCTCCACCATACAAGAACTTTATCTCGAAGAGTGCGGTTTTACTGATAAAAGTTTTCTTGTTCCATCTACTTCCATAAAAAagtcttcatcttctcttgtcaCCCTTGATCTCTCCTCTAATCTATTGAAATCATTGGCTATATTTCACTGGATTTCCAACTTCACCACCAATCTTCATGCACTTTCTCTTGATCATAACCTGTTAGAAGGTCCCATTCCAGATGGATTTGGGAAAGTAATGAACTCTCTTGAAGTTCTAACCCTTTCCTCTAACAAACTGCAAGGTGAGATTCCAGCTTCTCTTGGAAATATATGCACATTACAGGAATTAGACATTAGCAGTAACAACTTGAGTGGGAAAATTTATAGCTTTATtcaaaattctttaattttgtcaTCTTTGAGGAGATTAGATCTTTCCAATAATAAATTAACGGGTGAAATACCAAAAAGCATTCGTTTGTTGTATCAGTTGGAGAGTCTTCACCTAGAGAAGAATTATTTGGAGGGTGATATCAACGAATTGCATCTCACAAATTTGTCCAAATTGATGGAATTAGACTTAACAGACAACTCATTGTCTCTAAAGTTTGCTACTTCCTGGATTCCATCTTTCCAAATGTTTCGTTTGGGACTAGGTTCTTGCAAGTTGGGACCTAGTTTCCCAAgttggctccagactcaaagtCAGTTAAGCTTTCTAGATATTTCTGATGCTGAGATTGATGACTTTGTACCAGATTGGTTTTGGAACAAGTTACAGTCTATAAGCGAGTTGAACATGTCTAGCAACAGTCTCAAAGGTACAATTCCAAATCTACCAATCAAGCTTACTGATGTTGATAGATTTATAATTCTAAATTCAAATCAACTTGAAGGTGAAATTCCTGCTTTTTTATCACAAGCTTACATATTGGATCTTTCCAAAAATAAGATTTCAGATTTAAATCCATTCTTGTGCAGAAAAAGTGCAACCACAAAAATCGGCAAATTGGATTTGTCAAATAATGGAACAGCTGCCTGA